A genomic stretch from uncultured Pseudodesulfovibrio sp. includes:
- the ercA gene encoding alcohol dehydrogenase-like regulatory protein ErcA produces MVEDDYSKLRKFVAPEFIFGAGAASLAGQYAANLSIKKPLVVTGPHLDALGVSGRVIDSLTSEGVSSVLYSGVTPNPRDSEVMTGAEIFLKNGCDAIVAVGGGSPMDCAKAIGIVCTNDRHVLDFEGVDNVERPGPPLICIPTTAGSAADISQFCIINATERKVKIAIVSKTMVPDVALIDPLLTVTMDEKLTAHTGLDVLTHATEAYVSNASSAFTDLNALEAVRLVKNHLLTAVREPNNLDARTGMMLASTYAGLAFSNAILGAVHAIAHSLGGLLDLPHGLCNAILLDHVVAYNFDAASDKYIKLGKTLGAHYPANATRDEIKGNTLEVFRNLKKDVGVSDNLCELGMSTDDLPLLAGNALADACMLTNPKHPTANEIMEILKESC; encoded by the coding sequence ATGGTTGAAGACGATTATTCAAAATTAAGAAAATTCGTCGCTCCCGAATTTATTTTCGGAGCTGGGGCAGCTTCTTTGGCGGGACAGTACGCAGCCAATCTTTCTATAAAAAAGCCCCTGGTGGTCACCGGACCGCACCTTGATGCACTTGGTGTTTCCGGTCGGGTCATCGACAGCCTCACAAGTGAAGGCGTATCAAGCGTCCTGTATTCAGGCGTCACACCAAATCCCAGAGACAGTGAGGTCATGACCGGAGCCGAGATATTTCTTAAAAACGGTTGTGATGCCATTGTGGCCGTAGGAGGCGGGTCACCCATGGATTGCGCCAAGGCCATCGGTATCGTTTGCACCAATGACCGCCATGTGCTCGATTTCGAAGGGGTGGACAACGTAGAACGGCCCGGTCCGCCGCTCATTTGTATTCCCACGACAGCCGGGTCCGCAGCGGATATTTCTCAATTCTGCATCATAAATGCTACCGAACGGAAAGTAAAAATCGCCATTGTCTCCAAAACCATGGTCCCTGACGTTGCACTTATTGACCCGCTACTGACCGTCACCATGGATGAAAAACTGACGGCTCACACCGGGCTGGATGTCTTGACGCATGCCACCGAGGCCTATGTTTCAAATGCGTCCTCTGCCTTCACCGACCTGAACGCCCTGGAAGCGGTCCGACTGGTCAAAAACCATCTCTTGACAGCTGTAAGAGAGCCGAACAATCTGGATGCGAGAACAGGGATGATGCTTGCCTCGACCTATGCAGGCCTGGCATTTTCAAATGCAATACTCGGGGCCGTCCACGCCATTGCACACAGCCTCGGAGGCCTGCTTGATCTCCCGCATGGGCTGTGCAACGCCATTTTGCTGGATCATGTTGTGGCGTACAACTTTGACGCCGCTTCGGACAAATATATAAAACTCGGTAAAACTCTGGGTGCGCATTATCCGGCGAATGCCACACGTGACGAGATCAAAGGCAACACGTTGGAAGTGTTCAGAAATCTCAAAAAGGACGTGGGAGTGTCCGATAATCTCTGCGAACTCGGCATGTCGACCGACGACTTGCCACTTTTAGCAGGAAATGCTCTTGCCGATGCCTGCATGCTGACTAACCCGAAACACCCCACTGCCAATGAAATCATGGAAATCCTCAAGGAATCCTGCTGA
- a CDS encoding transporter substrate-binding domain-containing protein: protein MKLIFLSVLCSIVMLITPARAMDTLLFVADKDFAPYSMLVEGEPAGIDVDVLTEVARRAGIDLKIAFKSWETVVSMVKNGECDGATSFFKTPDREQYAMFMDAVPIHVSDYVIFTKVGGKFPFRTYEDLRGKILGKVSGMSLGDEFDAARTDGIMDIKEYQDVSGAVNGLLEGEIDGFVGNMDVTYNTLKPMGMTSSIVYLPKKVIDDKPSYAVFSRASGLKEKDLIIRKFEHILTQMREDGTYNTIAKRYLFRF from the coding sequence ATGAAACTCATTTTTCTTTCGGTCCTATGTTCCATAGTCATGCTCATAACGCCTGCCCGGGCAATGGATACATTGTTGTTTGTCGCGGATAAGGATTTTGCGCCCTATTCGATGCTGGTCGAAGGGGAGCCCGCCGGTATCGACGTTGATGTATTGACTGAGGTGGCGCGCCGGGCCGGTATTGACCTCAAGATTGCATTCAAGTCGTGGGAGACAGTCGTTTCAATGGTGAAAAATGGCGAATGTGACGGAGCGACATCATTCTTCAAAACTCCTGATCGCGAACAATATGCCATGTTCATGGACGCTGTTCCGATTCATGTGAGCGATTACGTGATCTTTACCAAGGTCGGCGGCAAATTCCCTTTTCGGACTTACGAAGACCTGCGGGGTAAAATCCTTGGCAAGGTATCAGGCATGTCTCTGGGAGATGAATTTGATGCGGCTCGGACTGACGGCATCATGGACATTAAGGAATATCAGGATGTATCTGGCGCAGTGAACGGTCTTTTGGAGGGAGAGATCGACGGATTTGTTGGGAATATGGATGTGACCTACAACACATTGAAGCCCATGGGGATGACCAGCTCCATCGTGTATCTGCCCAAGAAGGTTATTGATGACAAACCCTCGTATGCTGTATTTTCCCGGGCTTCCGGTCTCAAGGAGAAAGATCTGATCATACGGAAGTTCGAGCATATCCTGACGCAGATGCGCGAAGACGGGACATACAACACTATCGCCAAACGGTATTTATTTAGATTTTAG
- a CDS encoding response regulator → MLPDFRSLVTAHFHASGYPLMEATDLCSGKDQFCTRQPDIILLDPNLPDAGGHDALIELTRLPGAVPIIIVSRNGKPRDVINAIRNGAWEYVVKDDTALDELERILTQSPIHREMAVSHLDDFASHWQHLPLQAVIDAVPNQIFYKDLDGRYAGCNQAFIDYVGLPREAIIGKRIEDIRPEKESAVFIHKDKELLAQRACQEYEMSIPIKGKTRHTLIRKALLHDADGEPYGIVGVATDITRHIEAKQAKEKSDQRYRQVFEATGTATVIVDEDMIISKANRQFAELYGRDLKDIEGVLSLTQIVAQEDLGRVMAHHKARRMPNGIAPSSYEFRFIKASGKIRHIHIQVDMLDEGTQSIASMIDITELKQSENRLRLALGEMQVIQQNSLVGMGMFRNGTIQRINERAEDILGVQRNDLLHTDGSRLFRSRRQYQSFRRRIQAALITEGEYLAEHQFVRPDGIILRVTLFIKAVDRDNLDQGISWTIVDVTKRRYSEAITHLLYRISNTVSTTSDLDELYRRIHAILNEHIAAKNFFIGLLNADRSHLKFTYFEDEMDDFMGKIFDINDTNITSLSVEVIRSGKPMLVSKKGPSGRNAATRDAIYLDRTDFLRIKNADENSMIGSCAQAWLGVPLKIKGEVVGVMAVQSYTNPRQFSGWDVDMLTSVSEQIALAIERKEFEQDLKLAKEQAETANQSKSEFLANMSHEIRTPLNGVLGMLQLAQRTDLTEEQTDYVETAITSGRSLLSIINDILDFSKIEAGKMEVLTEPFSVEGLIQDVLSPFKPQAANKGLNLVSHIDPNVPSMVIGGKSRLKQILFNLIGNGIKFTNEGTVEVHVQNLSTDEKTRTASLLFSVEDTGIGIPHHMLDSIFEPFTQVDGSFVRRHQGTGLGLGIVKRLVTLLDGQLTVDSTHGKGTAIHLTLNLLIESGNIISDRTIRKAAKSLKNGLAFLVVEDNRINRYMTTQMLGKLGHMSETACNGQEAIDRLKERSFDAVFMDIQMPDMDGVQATEIIRKAQPGSGLNPYIPIIAMTAHAMVGDREIFLNSGMTDYIAKPIDLNEVEQVLGRLFQA, encoded by the coding sequence ATGCTTCCGGACTTCAGATCTCTGGTCACCGCCCACTTTCACGCTTCCGGTTATCCCCTCATGGAAGCGACAGACCTCTGCTCCGGCAAGGATCAATTCTGCACACGGCAACCCGATATTATCCTGCTTGACCCAAACCTCCCGGACGCTGGGGGACACGATGCTCTGATCGAACTGACACGGCTGCCGGGAGCCGTCCCGATCATTATTGTATCCCGCAACGGCAAACCGCGAGACGTGATCAACGCTATCCGCAACGGGGCATGGGAATACGTCGTCAAAGACGATACGGCTCTGGATGAATTGGAACGTATCCTGACCCAATCACCAATACACCGAGAAATGGCTGTCAGCCATCTTGATGACTTTGCTTCCCATTGGCAGCATCTGCCCTTGCAAGCTGTTATTGACGCTGTTCCAAACCAGATTTTCTACAAAGACCTCGATGGCAGGTATGCAGGTTGCAATCAGGCCTTCATTGATTATGTCGGGCTACCAAGAGAAGCCATCATCGGCAAACGCATTGAAGACATCAGGCCGGAAAAAGAATCTGCCGTCTTCATCCATAAAGACAAGGAACTCCTTGCACAGAGGGCGTGCCAGGAATACGAAATGTCCATCCCCATCAAAGGCAAGACACGTCACACGCTGATCCGCAAGGCCTTGCTGCACGACGCTGACGGGGAACCATACGGGATCGTTGGCGTCGCCACGGATATCACCAGACATATAGAAGCAAAGCAGGCCAAAGAAAAAAGCGACCAACGATATCGTCAAGTTTTCGAAGCCACGGGCACGGCCACGGTCATCGTGGACGAAGATATGATCATTTCCAAGGCCAACAGACAGTTTGCCGAACTTTATGGACGCGACCTGAAAGACATTGAAGGCGTGTTGTCCCTAACCCAGATCGTCGCTCAGGAAGATCTGGGAAGAGTCATGGCGCACCACAAGGCTCGCCGTATGCCCAACGGTATAGCTCCCTCTTCCTATGAATTTCGCTTTATCAAGGCTTCCGGGAAAATTCGCCACATACACATTCAGGTGGATATGCTGGATGAAGGCACCCAATCCATCGCGTCCATGATTGATATCACTGAACTCAAACAGTCGGAGAACAGGCTCAGATTGGCTCTTGGAGAGATGCAGGTCATCCAGCAAAACTCTCTTGTTGGCATGGGGATGTTCCGCAACGGCACAATCCAGCGCATCAATGAACGGGCTGAAGACATCCTTGGAGTCCAGAGAAACGACCTGCTCCACACCGACGGTTCACGACTGTTCCGGTCAAGGCGACAATACCAAAGTTTCCGGCGACGGATTCAGGCCGCTCTCATCACTGAAGGCGAATATCTTGCTGAACATCAGTTTGTCCGCCCGGACGGCATCATTTTACGAGTTACCCTGTTTATCAAAGCAGTGGACAGAGACAACCTCGACCAGGGCATCAGCTGGACCATCGTGGACGTCACCAAGCGTCGGTATTCAGAAGCGATCACCCACCTGCTTTACCGCATATCCAACACGGTCAGTACCACATCCGATCTCGACGAACTGTATCGGCGGATTCACGCCATCCTCAATGAACACATCGCCGCAAAGAACTTCTTCATCGGCCTTTTGAATGCAGATCGATCCCATTTAAAATTCACCTATTTCGAAGATGAAATGGATGATTTCATGGGCAAGATTTTCGACATAAACGACACGAACATCACCAGTCTGAGCGTGGAGGTCATCAGAAGCGGAAAGCCCATGCTGGTCAGCAAAAAAGGACCATCTGGACGCAATGCGGCGACACGCGATGCTATCTACCTGGACCGCACGGACTTCCTGCGCATAAAAAATGCTGATGAAAACAGCATGATCGGCAGTTGTGCTCAGGCGTGGCTCGGAGTGCCGTTGAAGATCAAAGGAGAAGTTGTCGGCGTTATGGCAGTCCAGTCATATACCAATCCTCGCCAGTTTTCCGGCTGGGACGTAGATATGCTGACATCTGTATCCGAACAGATAGCTCTTGCCATTGAACGCAAGGAATTCGAACAGGACCTCAAGCTCGCCAAGGAACAGGCCGAGACAGCCAACCAGTCAAAAAGCGAATTTCTGGCAAATATGAGCCACGAAATACGCACTCCCCTGAACGGTGTCCTCGGTATGTTGCAACTGGCCCAGCGAACGGACTTGACGGAAGAACAGACTGATTACGTAGAGACAGCTATTACATCTGGCAGGAGTCTGCTTTCTATCATCAACGATATCCTCGACTTTTCCAAGATCGAAGCAGGCAAGATGGAAGTCCTGACGGAACCTTTCTCGGTCGAAGGACTGATTCAAGACGTGCTGTCTCCCTTCAAACCGCAGGCGGCAAACAAAGGGTTGAATCTGGTTTCACACATCGACCCGAATGTCCCGTCCATGGTTATCGGCGGGAAAAGCCGCCTGAAGCAAATTCTTTTCAATCTGATAGGAAACGGTATCAAATTCACGAATGAGGGGACAGTTGAAGTCCATGTTCAAAACCTGAGCACGGATGAAAAGACCCGAACCGCCTCCCTCCTTTTTTCTGTCGAAGATACCGGCATAGGCATTCCGCATCACATGCTCGACAGTATTTTCGAACCGTTCACTCAGGTTGACGGTTCATTCGTCCGCCGACATCAGGGGACAGGTCTCGGGCTCGGCATTGTCAAACGACTGGTCACTCTGCTGGACGGACAACTGACTGTAGACAGTACGCACGGCAAGGGGACAGCCATCCACCTGACACTCAACCTGCTGATCGAATCTGGAAACATCATATCTGATCGCACAATTCGAAAGGCAGCCAAATCCCTGAAGAACGGTCTCGCCTTTCTCGTGGTGGAAGACAACAGGATCAACAGATACATGACGACCCAGATGCTCGGCAAACTGGGCCATATGTCAGAGACAGCCTGCAACGGCCAGGAAGCCATCGACAGGCTGAAGGAGCGGAGCTTCGATGCCGTATTCATGGACATTCAAATGCCTGACATGGACGGTGTTCAGGCCACTGAAATCATACGCAAAGCTCAACCCGGATCGGGCCTGAACCCATATATTCCGATTATCGCGATGACGGCCCATGCAATGGTCGGCGACAGAGAAATATTCCTTAACAGCGGGATGACGGATTACATTGCAAAGCCCATTGACCTCAACGAGGTTGAACAGGTTCTCGGTCGGCTCTTTCAGGCGTAA
- a CDS encoding HD domain-containing phosphohydrolase: MGTTSRAARPVSYFPVPPVMIFPEALGEFSVYLWQGGDFILYTASGQKFTARHRQILQIKGIKEIYIQGVEKPQYEKYIEHNLGKILQDEKLPIEARTKVFYEAANVVMQNVFDRKLPSALRARHFDRIADVVKNSITFLAADNSLSSVAPFISHDYKTYTHCMQVFIYSVALFQNYDMDDHEVFEYGLGALLHDVGKAKIPKRILNKRGPLTQAEREIIKEHPVHGVSMCAHLPMTQNTINCILFHHETMDGKGYPAGIKGDNIPMPVRIITLADIYDALTSNRPYAEAMQPYEALSLIRNEMRESVDMRVFKRFVAILSGADMI; encoded by the coding sequence ATGGGTACAACATCTCGTGCCGCTCGGCCGGTATCCTACTTTCCCGTTCCTCCGGTCATGATATTCCCGGAAGCGTTAGGGGAATTTTCCGTCTACCTCTGGCAGGGTGGGGACTTTATACTTTACACTGCATCCGGCCAAAAATTCACCGCCCGCCATCGACAGATTCTACAAATCAAAGGCATCAAGGAAATATATATCCAAGGTGTTGAAAAGCCTCAGTATGAAAAATACATAGAACATAACCTGGGGAAAATCCTACAAGACGAAAAACTGCCTATCGAGGCCCGGACCAAGGTTTTTTACGAAGCCGCCAACGTGGTCATGCAAAACGTCTTCGACCGCAAACTCCCGAGCGCACTCCGAGCCAGACACTTTGACCGCATCGCCGATGTCGTCAAAAATTCCATAACATTCCTTGCTGCGGACAATTCACTCTCTTCAGTAGCCCCATTCATTTCACACGACTACAAGACCTACACGCACTGTATGCAGGTCTTCATCTATTCCGTTGCCCTGTTCCAGAATTACGACATGGATGATCACGAAGTTTTTGAATACGGCCTGGGAGCACTCCTGCACGATGTCGGCAAGGCAAAGATCCCCAAGCGCATACTCAATAAGCGCGGCCCTCTGACTCAGGCCGAACGTGAAATCATCAAGGAACACCCGGTCCACGGCGTTTCCATGTGCGCTCACCTGCCCATGACGCAAAACACCATCAACTGTATTCTTTTTCACCACGAAACCATGGATGGGAAAGGATACCCCGCCGGGATCAAAGGGGATAATATCCCCATGCCTGTACGTATCATCACTCTGGCCGACATCTATGACGCTCTGACCTCTAATCGACCATACGCCGAAGCCATGCAGCCGTATGAGGCACTTTCACTCATTAGAAACGAAATGCGAGAAAGCGTGGATATGCGGGTTTTCAAGCGATTCGTTGCCATTCTGAGCGGCGCGGACATGATCTAA
- a CDS encoding ATP-binding protein → MLIAALFMVCLTLPATAWSSGKKQILLLNSYHHNFIWNEEIFRGLTDVLRPRETGILLHMENMDTKRVVYNEKYAQQLRDVFKHKYRGIKLDLIFATDNNAFDFLRKYQSVLFPNVPVVFCGVNSFRPELIAGHPLFTGVSESIDAKDTLWWALKLHPSTESIYVINDHTPSGQAIAAAIKTQLKEFSPHIKVQYSDSLTLAEILAQVETLPRNGLILLGVFNRDSEGQFFDTGEAIQAISKHADIPVYGLFDSDLGHGIVGGGLSNGYDQGQAMAQIALHVLAGRKPTDIPVIHDDTFTPMFDYTQMKRFGIDLEELPEGSDVINRPSSFYSAHAEFIWLGTGLAILQSFIILMLIVNITRRRQAEKDLRRAHKTLEERVRIRTSKMEDSEKALRTVFDSAQDAIFIHDENGHILEANQRMLDMYGVKGELPTNISIAKDLSSRNNPAYRLSAIWRDAINGKPQNFEWQAKRISDDHEFDVEVYLNHIVFRGQDAILANVRDISVRKESENSIRQSLFKFEAIFENSLMGIAMSNGPRLATINRRGAEIFGHTQESMLSMNLTPLFENEEMKRKFTEEAQSALKSSGVFNTERAFINKNGAPVWCRMYAKAVDPENLGKGVIWAWDDITQTRNAQEELMRAREDAEAANRAKSEFLAAMSHEIRTPMNAIVGMTDITLQTDLNEEQRDYLRTVQDSAKHLLSIINDILDLSKIEAQKLELDHVDFDLFFHVQTTIKGFKMQAQQKGLTLNLQVDDSIRPCVKGDPLSLRQILVNLVGNAIKFTHRGSVTIRVLPATESATQEGSSSTVGVTFEVEDTGIGIPREFMDSVFQSFSQTTRAFGGTGLGLAICNQLISLMGGEIRVESTVGQGSVFSFTVWFEPGVSCPTPATTERPLPEAPLRPIRVLVAEDNDVNVMVTTLKLEDLGYSYAVAGTGLEVLDLLKRESFDLILMDIEMPVLDGISTTKAIRAAVPGGPIPDPSIPIIGVTAHALKEFRDKSLDAGMDDYISKPVDFTELAAIINRLIGSSTPVAQKKVEDVKAVSPHVGTTDPNEAWNPEKAMEYLGVDKKTFTDFLSAARTELTTRTEELKQVLDAQDPDNAQTVVHTIKSICTSIGANRAASTAARLERACRDKNAQVEHLDIFLKEIAHLIKIMDDHA, encoded by the coding sequence ATGCTGATTGCAGCACTCTTCATGGTCTGCTTAACACTCCCCGCGACGGCATGGTCCAGCGGCAAGAAGCAAATTCTTCTGCTCAACTCCTATCACCACAATTTCATCTGGAACGAAGAAATTTTCCGCGGACTGACCGATGTTCTCCGTCCCCGTGAAACCGGCATTCTTTTGCACATGGAAAACATGGACACCAAACGGGTGGTATACAATGAAAAATACGCGCAACAGCTTCGAGACGTGTTCAAACACAAATATCGCGGCATTAAACTGGACCTAATTTTTGCGACAGACAACAATGCGTTTGATTTTTTACGAAAGTATCAGTCGGTTTTGTTCCCGAACGTCCCGGTGGTCTTTTGCGGAGTCAATTCCTTCCGACCCGAGTTGATTGCCGGACACCCCCTTTTCACAGGTGTCTCCGAATCCATTGACGCCAAGGACACGCTCTGGTGGGCACTCAAACTTCACCCATCCACAGAATCAATCTATGTTATCAATGACCACACGCCTTCCGGGCAAGCCATAGCCGCAGCAATCAAAACACAGCTCAAAGAGTTCTCACCCCACATAAAAGTCCAGTACTCAGACAGTCTGACGCTTGCCGAGATCCTTGCCCAGGTGGAAACTCTGCCCCGTAACGGACTCATTCTGCTTGGCGTTTTCAATAGAGACAGCGAAGGACAGTTTTTTGATACAGGCGAAGCCATTCAGGCCATTTCCAAACACGCCGATATTCCCGTCTACGGATTGTTCGACTCTGATCTCGGGCACGGCATTGTAGGAGGAGGCCTCTCCAACGGGTACGATCAGGGACAGGCCATGGCCCAGATTGCCCTGCATGTCCTGGCAGGACGCAAACCCACCGATATTCCTGTCATTCATGACGACACGTTCACTCCCATGTTCGATTACACGCAGATGAAACGGTTCGGCATTGATCTGGAAGAACTGCCTGAGGGAAGTGATGTCATCAATCGACCTTCGTCATTTTATTCGGCACACGCCGAATTCATCTGGCTGGGAACAGGACTCGCTATCCTGCAAAGTTTCATTATTCTGATGCTCATCGTTAACATTACCCGACGACGCCAGGCTGAAAAAGACCTGCGACGGGCACACAAAACCCTTGAAGAAAGAGTCCGGATACGAACCAGTAAAATGGAGGATTCGGAAAAGGCTCTGCGTACGGTCTTTGATTCCGCTCAGGACGCTATTTTTATCCATGATGAAAATGGGCATATCCTTGAGGCAAATCAGCGAATGCTCGACATGTACGGGGTCAAAGGCGAACTCCCTACGAATATTTCCATCGCAAAAGATCTCTCAAGCCGAAACAATCCGGCCTATCGGCTGTCAGCCATCTGGCGTGACGCTATTAACGGCAAACCGCAAAATTTTGAATGGCAGGCCAAACGAATCAGTGACGATCACGAATTTGATGTAGAAGTGTATCTCAACCATATCGTGTTTCGAGGACAGGATGCCATCCTCGCAAACGTCAGAGACATCTCGGTTCGCAAGGAATCAGAAAACAGTATCCGTCAATCCCTTTTCAAATTCGAAGCGATTTTTGAAAATTCGCTCATGGGTATCGCCATGTCCAATGGCCCCAGGCTCGCCACCATCAATCGGCGGGGGGCAGAAATTTTTGGACACACGCAAGAGTCAATGCTCTCGATGAACCTCACGCCCCTCTTTGAAAACGAAGAGATGAAGAGAAAATTCACCGAGGAAGCACAGAGCGCCCTCAAAAGCAGCGGCGTCTTCAATACTGAACGGGCATTCATCAACAAAAACGGAGCCCCGGTCTGGTGCCGTATGTATGCCAAGGCCGTTGACCCGGAAAATCTCGGCAAGGGCGTCATCTGGGCATGGGACGACATCACCCAGACCCGTAACGCACAAGAAGAGCTGATGCGCGCCAGGGAGGATGCCGAAGCCGCCAACAGAGCAAAATCAGAATTTCTGGCAGCCATGAGTCATGAGATCAGAACCCCCATGAACGCTATCGTGGGCATGACCGACATCACCCTCCAGACCGACCTCAATGAAGAACAGCGTGATTATCTCAGAACAGTGCAGGATTCGGCAAAGCATCTTCTTTCCATCATCAACGACATTCTGGATCTGTCCAAGATCGAGGCGCAGAAACTGGAACTCGACCATGTGGACTTCGACCTGTTTTTCCATGTCCAAACCACCATCAAGGGGTTCAAAATGCAGGCCCAGCAAAAAGGGCTGACTCTGAACCTCCAAGTTGACGATTCCATTCGTCCTTGCGTCAAAGGCGACCCGTTGTCTCTGCGTCAGATTCTGGTCAATCTGGTCGGCAACGCCATCAAATTTACCCACCGGGGCTCGGTCACCATTCGGGTACTCCCGGCAACGGAGTCTGCGACACAAGAAGGATCGTCCAGTACCGTCGGTGTCACCTTTGAAGTGGAAGACACCGGCATAGGTATCCCCCGGGAATTCATGGACTCGGTTTTCCAGAGCTTTTCCCAGACAACCCGAGCCTTTGGCGGAACCGGCCTCGGCCTGGCTATCTGCAATCAGCTCATCTCCCTCATGGGCGGTGAAATACGAGTGGAGTCGACAGTCGGCCAGGGAAGCGTTTTCTCCTTCACGGTCTGGTTTGAACCGGGTGTTTCCTGCCCGACACCGGCTACCACTGAACGTCCCCTCCCCGAAGCACCGCTCCGGCCCATCAGGGTCTTGGTAGCTGAAGACAATGACGTCAATGTCATGGTCACCACCCTCAAACTGGAAGACCTTGGCTACTCCTATGCTGTGGCCGGGACCGGACTGGAAGTGCTCGACCTTCTCAAAAGGGAGTCATTCGACCTTATCCTCATGGATATCGAAATGCCCGTACTCGACGGCATATCCACAACCAAGGCCATCCGCGCAGCCGTTCCCGGTGGGCCTATACCCGATCCGAGCATCCCCATCATCGGTGTCACGGCGCACGCCCTCAAGGAATTCAGAGACAAAAGCCTTGATGCAGGTATGGACGACTATATTTCCAAACCCGTTGATTTCACTGAACTGGCCGCAATTATCAACCGACTGATAGGCAGCTCGACCCCGGTTGCCCAAAAAAAAGTAGAAGACGTAAAAGCTGTTTCACCACATGTCGGGACAACCGACCCCAATGAAGCGTGGAACCCGGAAAAAGCTATGGAATATCTCGGAGTGGACAAAAAGACCTTTACGGACTTTCTCTCCGCCGCACGAACAGAGCTAACGACCAGAACCGAAGAACTCAAACAGGTTCTTGATGCACAGGACCCAGATAACGCACAGACGGTGGTCCACACCATCAAATCAATCTGCACCTCTATTGGTGCCAACCGTGCAGCCAGCACTGCCGCCCGGTTGGAAAGAGCATGTCGGGACAAAAATGCTCAGGTTGAACATCTGGACATTTTTTTAAAAGAAATAGCCCATCTCATAAAAATCATGGACGATCACGCGTAG
- a CDS encoding PAS domain-containing sensor histidine kinase produces MKSWKSSRNPADEKPDPVNEREKLIGLGKRSISKSYYPELKNRLDELEQFRALLDRVNDAIFVVDADTGITLDISGSTATMLGCDAEMLVGKSFKSVLPEHIQRYAANLFHNETKTLSLETSFSQPESPDKPPVPVELTIQLVTFQGSRRAIIVARDISERKINEERLKKSHAQLEIRVRERTRELNRANQAKSEFLAIVSHELRTPLTSILGFAKINRKKLVNKIFPFVTPDAPPHVHKEMERVKRNLDIITSEGNRLTALINDVLDLAKLEANKVEFNFAPINPQEFIHRSVEATASLFKESNLALLLELEPNLPTVNGDLDRLIQVMVNLISNGVKFTPRGSLTCRARRLDNNVRISITDTGIGMPQSTLDTIFEKFTQVQEGSSDRPRGTGLGLSICRHIINGHRGHIWAESHPDKGSKFIFTLPIADSRK; encoded by the coding sequence ATGAAATCATGGAAATCCTCAAGGAATCCTGCTGACGAAAAACCGGACCCGGTCAATGAGCGCGAAAAACTCATCGGACTCGGCAAACGGTCCATCAGCAAAAGCTACTATCCGGAGCTCAAGAACAGACTTGATGAGTTGGAGCAATTCCGTGCTTTGCTCGACAGGGTCAACGATGCCATTTTCGTAGTGGATGCTGATACCGGCATTACCCTCGATATTTCCGGATCCACAGCAACCATGCTGGGCTGCGATGCGGAAATGCTGGTCGGGAAAAGTTTCAAATCAGTCCTGCCCGAGCATATCCAGCGCTACGCCGCCAACCTTTTCCATAACGAAACGAAAACGCTCTCTCTGGAAACCAGCTTCAGCCAGCCTGAATCTCCTGACAAGCCGCCAGTCCCTGTCGAGCTGACCATCCAGCTTGTCACGTTTCAAGGCAGTCGGCGTGCCATCATCGTGGCAAGAGACATCAGTGAACGCAAAATCAATGAGGAAAGACTCAAGAAAAGCCATGCACAATTGGAAATACGAGTCCGCGAGCGAACTCGGGAGCTGAACCGGGCCAACCAGGCAAAATCCGAATTCCTGGCCATTGTTTCACACGAACTGCGCACACCGCTGACATCGATACTCGGATTTGCCAAGATCAACCGCAAAAAATTGGTAAACAAGATCTTTCCATTCGTTACTCCAGACGCCCCCCCCCATGTTCACAAGGAAATGGAACGGGTTAAAAGGAATCTCGATATCATCACCTCTGAAGGCAACCGACTAACCGCCCTTATCAATGATGTTCTCGACCTGGCCAAGCTGGAAGCGAACAAGGTGGAATTCAACTTCGCTCCGATAAACCCGCAGGAGTTCATTCACCGATCAGTAGAGGCTACAGCCAGCCTGTTCAAAGAGAGCAATCTGGCTCTTTTGCTCGAATTGGAGCCAAACCTCCCGACGGTCAATGGAGATCTTGACCGGCTTATTCAGGTGATGGTGAACCTCATTTCCAACGGAGTGAAATTCACCCCAAGAGGAAGTCTCACGTGTCGCGCTCGGCGGCTGGATAACAATGTACGCATCAGCATCACCGACACCGGCATAGGAATGCCCCAATCCACATTGGACACCATTTTTGAAAAATTCACACAGGTGCAAGAAGGATCATCGGATAGGCCGAGAGGAACGGGACTCGGATTGTCCATCTGCCGACACATCATCAATGGTCACCGTGGACATATCTGGGCTGAAAGCCATCCGGACAAGGGGAGCAAATTCATATTCACCCTTCCCATTGCCGACTCCAGAAAATAA